From the genome of Yersinia enterocolitica, one region includes:
- a CDS encoding metalloprotease: MKIRTSMIALSLTALLSGCQNMNTDGLMQSGAQAFQAATLNDADVKMLSEKSCAEMDQKAQIAPTDSTYAKRLVKISAALGDNINGTPANYKVYVTKDVNAWAMANGCIRVYSGLMDMMTDNEVEGVLGHEMGHVALGHTRKAMQVAYGTTALRTAASSAGGIAGQLSQSQLADIGEKLVNAQFSQKQESEADDYSFDLLKKRGIDPNGLVTSFEKLATMEAGRTSSMFDDHPSSQARADHIRQRIAAEK; the protein is encoded by the coding sequence ATGAAAATTCGTACCTCAATGATTGCACTGAGCCTTACAGCGCTGCTTAGCGGCTGCCAGAATATGAATACTGATGGCTTAATGCAGTCAGGCGCACAGGCATTTCAAGCGGCAACCTTGAATGATGCTGATGTAAAAATGCTCAGCGAAAAATCTTGCGCTGAAATGGATCAGAAAGCGCAGATAGCGCCAACAGACAGTACCTATGCCAAACGGTTGGTGAAAATTTCAGCCGCATTAGGCGATAACATTAATGGTACGCCAGCTAACTATAAGGTGTATGTCACAAAGGATGTGAATGCCTGGGCCATGGCAAATGGTTGTATTCGTGTCTATAGCGGCCTGATGGACATGATGACCGACAATGAAGTGGAAGGTGTACTCGGTCATGAGATGGGCCATGTGGCATTGGGGCATACCCGTAAAGCGATGCAAGTGGCCTATGGCACGACAGCCCTGCGTACCGCAGCCAGTTCCGCGGGCGGGATTGCCGGGCAGTTATCTCAGTCTCAGTTAGCAGATATTGGCGAGAAATTGGTTAACGCTCAATTTTCACAGAAACAAGAAAGCGAAGCGGATGATTACTCATTCGATTTGTTGAAAAAACGCGGTATCGATCCAAATGGTTTAGTCACTAGCTTTGAAAAATTGGCAACCATGGAAGCAGGCCGTACTAGCAGCATGTTTGACGATCATCCGTCATCACAAGCGCGGGCTGATCATATTCGCCAACGTATTGCTGCTGAGAAGTAA
- the tkt gene encoding transketolase — translation MSSRKELANAIRALSMDAVQKANSGHPGAPMGMADIAEVLWRDYLNHNPTNPHWADRDRFVLSNGHGSMLIYSLLHLTGYDLPMEELKNFRQLHSKTPGHPEYGYTAGVETTTGPLGQGIANAVGFAIAERTLAAQFNRPSHDVVDHHTYAFMGDGCMMEGISHEVCSLAGTMKLGKLTAFYDDNGISIDGHVEGWFTDDTAARFEAYGWHVVRGVDGHNADSIKAAIEEAHKVSDKPSLLMCKTIIGFGSPKKAGTHDSHGAPLGADEVAATREALGWKYPAFEIPQNIYAAWDAKEAGQAKEAAWNEKFAAYAKAYPELAAEFKRRVSGELPANWATESKNFIEQLQANPAKIASRKASQNALEAFGKVLPEFLGGSADLAPSNLTIWSGSKSLSDDLAGNYIHYGVREFGMSAIMNGIALHGGFIPYGATFLMFVEYARNAVRMAALMKIRSIFVYTHDSIGLGEDGPTHQPVEQMASLRVTPNMSTWRPCDQVESAVAWQYALERKDGPSALIFSRQNLAQQPRTAEQLANIAKGAYVLKDCAGQPELIFIATGSEVELAVAAADQLTGAGHKVRVVSMPSTDAFDKQDAAYRESVLPAAVSARVAVEAGIADYWYKYVGLNGAVVGMTTFGESAPAELLFKEFGFTVENVVAKAQALLK, via the coding sequence ATGTCCTCTCGTAAAGAGCTTGCCAACGCGATCCGCGCACTAAGCATGGACGCAGTGCAGAAAGCGAATTCCGGCCACCCCGGCGCCCCTATGGGTATGGCAGATATCGCCGAAGTTTTGTGGCGTGACTATTTGAACCATAACCCAACCAACCCACACTGGGCTGATCGCGACCGTTTCGTGTTATCGAATGGTCACGGCTCCATGTTGATCTATAGCTTGCTGCATCTCACTGGCTATGATTTGCCGATGGAAGAGCTGAAAAACTTCCGTCAGTTACACTCTAAAACGCCTGGTCACCCTGAATATGGCTATACCGCTGGCGTAGAAACTACCACTGGCCCGCTGGGTCAGGGCATTGCGAATGCTGTTGGTTTCGCCATTGCAGAACGCACGCTGGCCGCACAGTTTAACCGCCCAAGCCATGACGTTGTTGATCATCACACCTACGCATTTATGGGTGATGGCTGCATGATGGAAGGTATCTCCCACGAGGTGTGCTCTCTGGCTGGCACCATGAAGCTGGGCAAACTGACCGCTTTCTATGACGACAACGGTATCTCTATCGATGGTCACGTTGAAGGCTGGTTCACTGACGACACGGCGGCTCGTTTCGAAGCTTACGGTTGGCATGTGGTTCGTGGTGTTGATGGCCATAATGCTGATTCAATCAAAGCGGCTATCGAAGAAGCTCACAAAGTTAGCGACAAACCTTCACTGCTGATGTGCAAAACCATTATCGGTTTTGGCTCACCGAAGAAAGCCGGTACGCATGACTCACACGGTGCACCATTAGGTGCTGATGAAGTTGCTGCTACCCGTGAAGCATTGGGGTGGAAATACCCTGCATTTGAAATCCCACAAAATATCTATGCTGCGTGGGATGCTAAAGAAGCCGGTCAGGCAAAAGAAGCTGCCTGGAACGAGAAGTTCGCAGCTTATGCCAAAGCTTATCCAGAACTGGCTGCTGAATTCAAACGTCGTGTCAGCGGTGAATTGCCTGCTAACTGGGCGACTGAATCCAAGAATTTCATCGAACAATTGCAAGCTAATCCTGCCAAGATTGCCAGCCGCAAAGCATCACAAAATGCGCTGGAAGCCTTCGGTAAAGTATTACCTGAATTCTTGGGCGGCTCTGCTGACCTGGCACCGAGTAACCTGACTATCTGGTCTGGTTCTAAATCACTGAGCGATGATCTGGCGGGCAACTACATTCACTACGGTGTCCGTGAATTTGGTATGTCTGCCATCATGAACGGTATTGCTCTGCACGGTGGTTTCATTCCTTACGGCGCAACCTTCCTGATGTTTGTGGAATATGCCCGTAACGCGGTGCGTATGGCTGCTCTGATGAAAATCCGCAGCATATTCGTATACACCCATGACTCTATTGGTCTGGGCGAAGATGGCCCAACCCATCAGCCGGTTGAGCAGATGGCCAGCCTGCGTGTAACACCAAACATGAGCACCTGGCGTCCTTGTGACCAGGTTGAGTCTGCGGTGGCATGGCAGTATGCGCTGGAACGCAAAGATGGCCCGAGTGCACTGATCTTCTCCCGTCAGAATCTGGCACAACAGCCACGTACTGCTGAGCAGTTAGCCAATATCGCTAAAGGCGCATATGTACTGAAAGATTGTGCAGGCCAGCCTGAACTGATCTTCATTGCTACCGGTTCTGAAGTTGAACTGGCAGTGGCAGCAGCAGATCAACTGACCGGCGCAGGCCACAAAGTGCGTGTTGTTTCTATGCCATCAACTGATGCATTCGACAAACAAGACGCCGCTTACCGTGAATCTGTATTGCCAGCAGCGGTTAGCGCGCGCGTTGCCGTTGAAGCCGGTATTGCCGATTACTGGTACAAATACGTTGGCCTGAATGGCGCGGTGGTTGGTATGACCACCTTCGGTGAATCTGCACCAGCAGAATTGCTGTTTAAAGAATTTGGTTTCACTGTTGAAAACGTGGTAGCGAAAGCTCAGGCGCTATTGAAATAA
- a CDS encoding non-heme iron oxygenase ferredoxin subunit, which yields MGWVSVCKVNYVKPDFPFSAQIDDKRIGVYVIDGEYFAMEDICPHANALLSQGFMDGETVECPLHGALFDVRTGQCLREPGDRDLATYPVRIKGDQIEVNLDVDSGG from the coding sequence ATGGGATGGGTCAGTGTTTGTAAGGTAAATTACGTCAAGCCCGATTTTCCTTTCTCAGCGCAGATTGATGATAAAAGGATTGGCGTCTATGTCATTGATGGTGAGTATTTTGCGATGGAAGACATTTGCCCTCATGCCAATGCATTGTTAAGTCAGGGCTTTATGGATGGAGAAACCGTTGAGTGCCCATTACACGGTGCATTGTTTGATGTGCGGACCGGCCAGTGCTTGCGTGAGCCAGGCGATAGGGATTTAGCAACCTATCCAGTGCGCATTAAAGGTGATCAGATTGAGGTAAATCTGGACGTAGATAGTGGCGGGTAA
- a CDS encoding biosynthetic arginine decarboxylase (catalyzes the formation of agmatine from arginine in putrescine and spermidine biosynthesis) has product MSDDNLIGRPSAAGAHVSLRSMQEVAMNDRNASKMLSTYNVAYWGGNYYDVNELGHISVCPDPDVREARVDLAQLVKGMQLEQGQRLPALFCFPQILQHRLRSINGAFKRARESFGYEGDYFLVYPIKVNQHRRVIESLVNSGEPLGLEAGSKAEMMAVLAHAGMTRSVIVCNGYKDREYIRLALIGEKLGHKVYLVIEKMSEIKMVLEEAERLNVVPRLGVRARLASQGSGKWQASGGEKSKFGLSATQVLQLVDMLRDANSLESLQLLHFHLGSQLSNIRDISTGVRESARFYVELHKLGVNIQCFDVGGGLGVDYEGTRSQSDCSVNYGLNEYANNVIWGIGDACNEHGLPHPTVITESGRAVTAHHTVLVSNVIGVERNEFNEPQPPEEDAPRALISLWDTWLEMQEPENRRSLREWLHDSQMDLHDVHSQYAHGILDLTQRAWAEQMYLSICNDIQKQLDPSNRAHRPIIDELQERMADKLYVNFSLFQSMPDAWGIDQLFPVLPLEGLDKPPERRAVLLDITCDSDGTIDHYIDGDGVATTMPMPPYDAENPPLLGFFMVGAYQEILGNMHNLFGDTAAVDVYVFPDGTVEVEQTDEGDTVADMLEYVQLNPEKLLNQFRDQVKETDLDTELQAQFMEEFEAGLYGYTYLEDE; this is encoded by the coding sequence ATGTCTGATGATAACTTGATTGGCCGTCCGTCAGCAGCGGGCGCACATGTTTCTTTACGCTCTATGCAGGAGGTTGCCATGAATGACCGTAATGCCAGCAAGATGCTGAGCACGTATAACGTCGCCTATTGGGGTGGCAACTATTATGACGTCAACGAGTTGGGTCATATCAGCGTTTGCCCTGATCCAGATGTTCGTGAGGCGCGTGTCGATCTGGCGCAACTGGTCAAAGGAATGCAGCTCGAGCAGGGGCAACGTCTGCCTGCATTATTCTGTTTCCCACAAATTTTACAACATCGCCTACGCTCAATTAACGGTGCATTTAAACGTGCGCGTGAGTCATTTGGCTATGAAGGCGACTACTTCCTGGTTTACCCGATTAAAGTAAACCAGCATCGCCGGGTTATTGAGTCTTTAGTCAATTCTGGTGAGCCGTTGGGGCTGGAAGCTGGCTCTAAAGCTGAAATGATGGCGGTTTTGGCCCATGCAGGTATGACCCGTTCGGTTATCGTTTGTAACGGCTATAAAGATCGTGAATATATTCGTCTGGCATTAATCGGCGAAAAACTGGGCCATAAGGTTTATCTGGTCATCGAAAAGATGTCAGAAATCAAAATGGTATTGGAAGAAGCCGAACGCTTGAATGTGGTTCCGCGCCTGGGTGTTCGTGCGCGCCTGGCATCACAAGGTTCCGGTAAATGGCAGGCCAGCGGTGGTGAGAAATCTAAATTTGGTTTGTCTGCCACCCAAGTGCTGCAATTGGTTGATATGCTGCGTGACGCCAATAGTCTCGAAAGCCTGCAATTACTGCATTTTCATTTGGGATCTCAGCTATCCAACATCCGTGATATCTCCACCGGGGTTCGTGAGTCTGCACGTTTCTATGTGGAATTACACAAGCTGGGTGTCAATATCCAGTGCTTCGATGTGGGTGGTGGTTTGGGGGTGGATTACGAAGGGACGCGTTCTCAGTCCGATTGCTCAGTAAACTATGGCCTGAATGAATATGCCAACAACGTTATCTGGGGTATTGGTGATGCTTGTAATGAACATGGCCTGCCGCATCCTACCGTGATTACGGAATCGGGCCGCGCAGTCACCGCGCACCATACCGTGCTGGTTTCCAATGTGATCGGCGTAGAACGCAATGAATTTAATGAGCCACAGCCACCGGAAGAAGATGCACCTCGTGCGCTGATAAGCCTGTGGGATACCTGGCTGGAAATGCAAGAGCCGGAAAACCGCCGCTCTCTGCGCGAATGGCTGCACGACAGTCAAATGGATTTACATGATGTGCATAGTCAATATGCCCATGGGATACTGGACCTGACACAACGTGCCTGGGCGGAACAGATGTACCTGAGTATCTGCAATGATATCCAGAAGCAACTGGACCCAAGCAACCGTGCACACCGGCCAATCATTGATGAGCTGCAAGAGCGTATGGCCGACAAGCTGTACGTGAATTTCTCGCTGTTCCAATCTATGCCGGATGCCTGGGGTATCGATCAGTTATTCCCAGTGTTGCCACTGGAAGGGTTAGATAAGCCACCAGAACGCCGCGCGGTATTGCTGGATATTACTTGTGACTCAGACGGTACTATCGACCATTATATTGACGGCGATGGGGTAGCAACCACCATGCCGATGCCGCCATATGATGCTGAAAACCCGCCATTGTTGGGCTTCTTTATGGTTGGTGCCTATCAAGAGATTCTGGGCAATATGCATAACTTGTTTGGTGATACTGCCGCGGTTGATGTGTATGTATTCCCAGACGGCACGGTTGAAGTTGAGCAGACTGACGAAGGTGATACCGTCGCAGATATGCTGGAATATGTTCAGTTGAACCCAGAGAAATTGTTGAACCAATTCCGTGATCAGGTGAAAGAAACTGATCTGGATACCGAGTTGCAGGCGCAGTTTATGGAAGAGTTCGAAGCAGGTCTGTACGGTTATACTTATCTCGAAGATGAATAA